The genomic DNA CCGGTCGCGGCTCGAAGGGTATCGAAACAGCGTCGATCCGCGGCTTTCCGTAGCCGCCCTCGTCAACTGGATTGCACAGCAGTCTTGGCTGACCTTTCAGCAGGAAGGCAGGGAGACGAGCACCTTCGCAGTCGTGCGGGATGCGCTCGTACGCAACGTCCAAGGTGCTCGGCAGCTCGCATTCGATGCGCGACTGGGAGAGGCTATCATTCACTTCGAGAACGGCAAGAAGCAACCGTTCATGAATCTCAGCGACGGTCAGCGCTGCATGCTCGCTGTCGTTGGCGACATGGCGCAGAAGGCCGCAACCCTCAATCCGCACTTGGGCGAACGCGTACTTGCTGACACCCCGGGCCTGGTCTTGATTGACGAGCTCGATCTTCACCTCCATCCAACCTGGCAACGTCACGTCATCGAGGACCTGAGGACGACGTTTCCACGGGTTCAGTTCATCTGCACAACGCACTCACCGTTCTTGATTCAGTCGCTTCGTTCTGGCGACGAGCTCGTGATGCTCGACGGCCAGCCGACAGCACAGCTTGCGGATCTCTCGATCGAGGATATCGCTCGCGGTATTCAGCGAGTTCCGGACACCAGTGTGAGCGCTCGATATACCGAGATGAAACAGGTCGCCAAGCACTACCTCGAGACCTTGGAGGAAGCTGCGAAGGCGCCGGCGGACAAGCTCGCAGACTACAAGCAGCGCCTTGCAGCGGGCATCGCGCCCTACGCCGACAACCCTGCGTTTCAGGCGTTTCTGGAAATGAAGCGCGCCGCCAAGCTCGGTGAGTAGTCATGCGCCCTGTCCGTCGAGGCGCCTCGCCGCAGAACCACGACTTCGACAACTACAGGGATGCCTTCCCTCAACTTGTCGGCCGCCTTGGGTCATTCTGTAGTTTCTGCGAACGCCGCATCGCCACCAACCTTGCTGTCGAGCATATCCAACCAAAGAAGGGGCCGTTTGCTCACCCGACGCTCGTCGGGCGTTGGGAGAACTTCCTGCTCGCCTGCGTAAACTGCAACTCGACGAAGGGCGACAAGGACGTAGGCCTTGCAGCCTTTCTGTTGCCGGATAGAGACAACACCTTCGTCGCCTTCAGTTACGCGGAGGATGGAGCCATCAGGGTTGACGGGGGGCTCTCGACCGTTGCTACGGCCCAGGCGCGAGCAACATTGTCGCTCGTGGGGCTCGACAAGCGCATCGCGCAGACATTCGACGAGAACGGGAAGCTCGTTGCGATAGATAGGGTATCGCAGCGCATGCAGGCCTGGCTTCTGGCCCTGACGAGCAAGGAAGATC from Gemmatimonas sp. UBA7669 includes the following:
- a CDS encoding AAA family ATPase, whose protein sequence is MRIDLLRVENFKGFSQRELAFHPEFNLVIGENGTGKTSVLDALAVAAGSWFLGLRGYDSRHIRSEDVRLKGSEAEASVTWEQQFPCVVEAQGVALDQVLAWRRTVDGPGGRTTYREARDIKSLGEQTERAVREGEKVVLPLISYYGTGRLWDVPREQSKVRMPATGGSKTHRSRLEGYRNSVDPRLSVAALVNWIAQQSWLTFQQEGRETSTFAVVRDALVRNVQGARQLAFDARLGEAIIHFENGKKQPFMNLSDGQRCMLAVVGDMAQKAATLNPHLGERVLADTPGLVLIDELDLHLHPTWQRHVIEDLRTTFPRVQFICTTHSPFLIQSLRSGDELVMLDGQPTAQLADLSIEDIARGIQRVPDTSVSARYTEMKQVAKHYLETLEEAAKAPADKLADYKQRLAAGIAPYADNPAFQAFLEMKRAAKLGE
- a CDS encoding HNH endonuclease; this encodes MRPVRRGASPQNHDFDNYRDAFPQLVGRLGSFCSFCERRIATNLAVEHIQPKKGPFAHPTLVGRWENFLLACVNCNSTKGDKDVGLAAFLLPDRDNTFVAFSYAEDGAIRVDGGLSTVATAQARATLSLVGLDKRIAQTFDENGKLVAIDRVSQRMQAWLLALTSKEDLDEEPQCAPLRRQIVRTAVESGFFSIWMTVFAQDADMRGRLIDAFDGTRGSGCFDATNVPVRPAPNPDALAHGGKA